The Mytilus galloprovincialis chromosome 7, xbMytGall1.hap1.1, whole genome shotgun sequence genome has a window encoding:
- the LOC143081833 gene encoding uncharacterized protein LOC143081833 has translation MKVSICLFICLLFVSVGVNMAHEEMLEENGFMHELVKRSVCSGKPCHTNRHCCKGWMCYGRKCKRYGG, from the exons atgaAGGTTTCTATTTGTCTATTCATCTGTCTGTTGTTCGTGTCCGTGGGAG TCAACATGGCACATGAAGAAATGCTTGAAGAAAATGGCTTTATGCATGA gcTTGTAAAAAGAAGTGTATGTTCTGGAAAACCATGCCATACCAACCGTCATTGCTGTAAGGGTTGGATGTGCTATGGCAGAAAATGCAAACGCTATGGTGGCTAA